In the Parasphingorhabdus halotolerans genome, GCAAGATGCCTATAAGTCACTTCAAGAAGCCCTATTCCACGGAGGTTTGGCGAATCGGGTTAAAGTTCAGGTGCGCTGGCTCGATGCTGAATTGTTTGAAGACAATAGCGACCTAGCGGCGAAACTGGAACCGCTTCACGCTATACTGGTGCCAGGCGGATTTGGTGAGCGCGGTAGCGAAGGCAAAATTGGCTCCGTAAAATTTGCCAGAGAAAATAATATTCCTTTCTTCGGCATTTGTCTCGGGATGCAAATGGCCTGCATCGAAGCCGCGCGCAATTTGGCAGGCATTGATACGGCTTCTACAACCGAATTTGGTGAAACAGATGAACCGATTGTCGGTTTGATTACCGAATGGATGACAGAAGAAGGCCTTCAAAAGCGGGAAGCTGGTGGTGACATGGGCGGCACGATGCGACTCGGCGCGTATGATGCCGTGCTGCAACAAGGCTCAAAAGTCAGTGAGATATATGGCGAACGTGAGATCAGCGAGCGCCATCGCCATCGTTATGAAGTGAATAAAGGGTATGTCGAAAGGCTTGAAAAAACAGGCCTTATTTTCTCTGGCATGTCCCCTGATGGCGAACTACCGGAAATTGTTGAACGCCCCGACCATAGTTGGTTCGTGGGTGTTCAATATCATCCCGAGCTCAAGAGCAAGCCATTCGATCCGCATCCGCTTTTTGCTTCATTTATCGAAGCCGCTGTCAAACAAAGTCGCCTAGTCTAGCTTGGCACCTATTATTTTTGGCATGTCTATGGCTAATTTTACGCGGATGTCCATTTTGTCCAATCAATTTTACATTTTGTGACTATTGTCACATTCAAGCAGTAAATATTGGTTATCAGTAATTTACGAAAACAGTTAACCGGGTTGGAGCATGAGAAGTGAGAGCCGAGGAACTTGGGAGCATATTAGCTGAGCATAGCTTGTTCGCTGATTGTGACGAGGCAGAACTGGCGGATTTGATTTTGCGTGGGCACTTTACGCAATATAAAAAGGGAGAAGATTTAATCGTGCAGGGCGATCCAGGGAGCTCGTTACTGATATTATTATCGGGCAATGCGCGAACCAGCATGATCGCCAGCAATGGGCACGAAATTGTTCTGGATTATGCAGAGCCTGGCCAGGTTTTAGGCGAGATTGCATTGCTCGATGGTGGAGAAAGAACCGCCAGCGTCACTGCAATTGAACCAACGACAGCACTGTCGATCACACGCGATGCTTTTGTAGAGATTTTACACAAGCATAAAAATATGGCATTACGACTCCTCAAGGTCATGGCTAATCGCATAAGGACGGCGAATACAATGATCGAAGGAGACAGGGCTTATACTTCTGGTCCGAGACTCGCACGATATCTTTTGAGGTTATCAGTCGTCGGTGCAGAAGAGGGGCTTCTGAAATTGGATTTAAGTCAAAGCGAACTCGGCAACTTTGCCGGCATGTCGCGGGAACATATTAATAGGCAGCTTTCGACCTGGTCAGAACTTGACATTGTATCGGTTGAAAGCGGGAAAGTGCGGATATTAAACCACGCTACACTTTCCAATATTGCCAACGCAGATTCTTGATTGAAATTGGCCATTTGCGACCCGGGCTAATTTCGTCAAGAGTGACACCAAGCGGGTGTCAGGGGCAGTCGGATCCTCATCCGGCTGCCCCATTTTATTTCAGGCAACGATAATAAAAAAGCAGCCAGATTGCTCTGGCTGCTCTTGGTTTTCTCTGAATTGAACAGCTTATGCTGCTTTATCTTCGTTCTTTTTGCGCTTGTCCGCGATCTTGGTAACATTGGTATTTTTGTTGATGGCAATGGTTTGCGGTTTCATCGCATCAGGAATTTCACGGACCAAATCAATCACGAGCAATCCATCGGCCAGTGCAGCATCCTCAACGCGCACAAAATCGGCTAACTCGAAACGTCTTTCGAAATTTCGGTTTGCGATTCCCATGTGGAGGAATTCCGCGCCATCTGCGTTCATGGGTTCCTTGTTCCCGGCAACCAGCAACAGGTTCTGCTGGGCAGTAATTTCTATTTCGTGGTCCTTGAAACCGGCGACGGCCAGCGTAATCCGGTAATTATCTTCACCACTGCGTTCAATGTTGAACGGGGGATAATTTTCCGATTGCTGCGCGCGCGCATTATTTTCAAGCAGATCAAAAAGCCGGTCAAAACCAACGGTAGAGCGGCGATAGGGGGTAAAATCAAAACGGTTCATATTTCTATCCTCATATTGAGCAATTAAAATTGTGGACCCGCGACAAGCGGCATCCTTCTCATTTGTGTTTGCGAAACCCATAAGGCATTTCACCCATTAGAGATATTGCGTGTTGGCTGAAATTCAAGAGATAGAAAATTGAGATATTTCAAAGGGTTGAATAAAAATATCAACAGCAACAAAAACGCCCGAAGCCATTTCTGACTTCGGGCGATAATGGCGACGATTAAATCGACCCCTGTTTTTCTTGCCTATTCAACACCTCTTGTCCCCCAACATTCGGCGGAACCAGCAAGAATCCCTGAACCATGACCTTGAACGGTTATTGATTCTGTAACTCTCTCTGATCGACCGTCACAAATTTGTCATGACAAATTTATGTGTTCGGGGAAGATTGGTTCAGCCTTGTGTCATATCGGCAACAGCATATTAACCACCATCGCACTTGCCACCCTCATGGTGCGACTCTAAAGCCATCTGAGTTTCTATCAGGAAGTCCGCTGTAAATATGCTCCTCTCCCGCTACGAATGGGTTATCACCAAACGCTATCTTCTACCCGGCAAGGGAGAAGGTTTTATTTTCCTCGTCGCTAGTATCAGCCTGGTTGCGGTGATGCTCGGGGTTGCGGCGCTGATTGTTGTTATGAGCGTGATGAATGGCTTTCGAGCCGAACTCTTTGATAAAATTGTAGGACTCAACGGCCATGCGGTTGTTCAGGGTTATGGCGGGCGTCTGCCAGATTGGCGCGATTTGCTGGAGGAGACGCGGAACACCAAGGGTGTGGTATCTGCTTCCCCCATGATCGAACAGCCGTTGCTTGCGACTTTTAATGGCCGAGTGGAAGCCATCATGGTTAGGGGCATGGAGGTCAAAGATATATTGAGTAATGATACGTTGGATGGCAAAACTGTAGCCGGCGACTTGGGTCGTTTAGAACCAGCAGCGAGCCGCGTTGGTATAGGCAGCCGTTTGGCCATGGCACTGGGCGCGCAGGTTGGTAGCCGGATTACAATTATCAATCCGCAAGGGCGCTCCACTCCGTTTGGCACTGTTCCGCGAGAAATTTCCTATGAGGTTGTCGCGATATTTGAAGTTGGTGTTTACGACTATGACAAAGCCTATGTTTTCATGCCGATGGAAGATGCGCAAACCTTGCTTCTCCTCGGCGATCAAATTGGCATGATTGAGATAAAAACCCAAGATGCTGATAACGTCAGGGATATACTAGCCCCATTGGTACCCAAAGTAGCTGATCGGGGTGTCATCACTGACTGGCAGACAATGAACGCGTCGCTTTTCGAGACACTACAAGTGGAACGGGTGGTGATGTTTGTCATTCTCTCGATCATCATATTGGTGGCGGTGTTCAATATCTTGTCATCGTTGATCATGCTCGTTCGCGCAAAAACCCGGGATATCGCTATATTACGAACAATGGGCGCGTCGCGGGCATCGCTAACCCGGATATTTGTAACG is a window encoding:
- a CDS encoding Hsp20 family protein, with the translated sequence MNRFDFTPYRRSTVGFDRLFDLLENNARAQQSENYPPFNIERSGEDNYRITLAVAGFKDHEIEITAQQNLLLVAGNKEPMNADGAEFLHMGIANRNFERRFELADFVRVEDAALADGLLVIDLVREIPDAMKPQTIAINKNTNVTKIADKRKKNEDKAA
- a CDS encoding Crp/Fnr family transcriptional regulator, which encodes MRAEELGSILAEHSLFADCDEAELADLILRGHFTQYKKGEDLIVQGDPGSSLLILLSGNARTSMIASNGHEIVLDYAEPGQVLGEIALLDGGERTASVTAIEPTTALSITRDAFVEILHKHKNMALRLLKVMANRIRTANTMIEGDRAYTSGPRLARYLLRLSVVGAEEGLLKLDLSQSELGNFAGMSREHINRQLSTWSELDIVSVESGKVRILNHATLSNIANADS
- a CDS encoding lipoprotein-releasing ABC transporter permease subunit; protein product: MLLSRYEWVITKRYLLPGKGEGFIFLVASISLVAVMLGVAALIVVMSVMNGFRAELFDKIVGLNGHAVVQGYGGRLPDWRDLLEETRNTKGVVSASPMIEQPLLATFNGRVEAIMVRGMEVKDILSNDTLDGKTVAGDLGRLEPAASRVGIGSRLAMALGAQVGSRITIINPQGRSTPFGTVPREISYEVVAIFEVGVYDYDKAYVFMPMEDAQTLLLLGDQIGMIEIKTQDADNVRDILAPLVPKVADRGVITDWQTMNASLFETLQVERVVMFVILSIIILVAVFNILSSLIMLVRAKTRDIAILRTMGASRASLTRIFVTVGTSIGMLGIAAGIGLGLIAIFFRQNVINFVQLITGQNLWDPSIRFLTELPAKTDPMEVLGIAMLALLFSFLATLYPAYKAASTDPVQVLRYE